One Clostridiaceae bacterium genomic window carries:
- a CDS encoding ATP-binding cassette domain-containing protein, whose protein sequence is MIKFENIIKHFNIGTVDEVVLFNNFNLEISRGEFVSIVGSNGSGKTTLLNILCGSTPIDGGHIYVNGRDVGKLSEHERAAFIGRVFQNPQMGTCPELTILENMALADNKKDIYGLKAAINRRRIDEYRTLLEYCGMGLENRLNTPVGSLSGGQRQALALVIANMTEIELLILDEHTAALDPKSSETVMQLTDKIIHDKGVTTLMVTHNLRYALTYGDRLLMMHEGKIVMDLKGKDKNNASIDDLLVKFNEISIECGN, encoded by the coding sequence ATGATTAAATTTGAAAATATTATAAAGCATTTTAATATAGGAACTGTTGATGAAGTAGTACTGTTTAATAATTTTAACCTGGAAATATCCCGGGGTGAATTCGTCTCAATTGTTGGCTCAAATGGTTCTGGTAAAACAACCTTGTTAAATATTCTCTGTGGTTCTACACCAATTGATGGCGGACATATATATGTAAACGGCAGAGATGTAGGCAAATTAAGCGAACATGAAAGAGCGGCTTTCATAGGACGAGTCTTTCAAAATCCACAAATGGGAACATGTCCTGAATTAACAATATTGGAAAACATGGCACTTGCTGATAACAAGAAAGATATTTATGGACTAAAAGCTGCCATTAACCGGCGCAGGATAGATGAATACCGCACACTTCTTGAATATTGCGGTATGGGTTTGGAAAACCGTTTAAATACACCAGTAGGATCTTTGTCAGGTGGGCAGCGCCAGGCTCTGGCTTTAGTTATAGCCAATATGACAGAAATTGAACTTCTTATTCTTGATGAACACACTGCAGCACTTGACCCCAAATCCTCAGAAACTGTAATGCAGTTAACAGATAAAATTATTCATGATAAAGGTGTGACCACTCTTATGGTGACACATAACCTCAGGTATGCCTTGACCTATGGTGACCGGCTTCTTATGATGCATGAAGGTAAAATAGTAATGGACCTGAAAGGTAAAGACAAAAATAATGCC